The Drosophila bipectinata strain 14024-0381.07 chromosome 2L, DbipHiC1v2, whole genome shotgun sequence genome has a segment encoding these proteins:
- the Cyp310a1 gene encoding probable cytochrome P450 310a1 gives MWLLIPILLYSAIFLSVRHIYSHWKRRGFPSERAGITWTFLLHAYRREFRHVEAICEAYQAGKDRLLGIYCFFRPVLLVRSVELAQTILQQSNGHFNELKWDYVRGYRRFNLLEKLAPAFGTKRLADMFGQVQKVGDHLISHLLDKDQGQGGLLEVDMQQLLRVYSINIIGNLIYGLDVNNFEQKDHIFTSFLSRGQSTIQSFTLSRLPQKSSFTYRLRDLIKQSVELREDHGLIRKDILQLLVRFRNGNEVSGEKWQIESNSDQDKCLSIKRLAKVAEDLLKVSLDSVSSTVTLTLFEILQEPLIVEKLLAEVSDLSNENGKLKFEELEGLKYMDMCLKETVRKYPPVPIIERICRKTYPLPNSKLTIDEGKTLMVPLLAIHRDEKYFSEPLKYKPLRFLAENGSGACQKESKANAFMGFGIGGAQCVGQNFAKLVIKVALIKMLQNFRLELDPNLAETIEVAHQPAPFIRTRDGLKVKLRRREIKPTFYR, from the exons ATGTGGCTGCTCATACCTATCCTCCTCTACTCGGCAATATTCCTGTCCGTGCGGCACATCTACAGCCACTGGAAGCGGCGGGGATTTCCCTCGGAGCGGGCCGGCATCACATGGACTTTCCTGCTTCATGCATACCGGCGGGAATTCCGACACGTGGAGGCCATCTGCGAGGCATACCAGGCGGGTAAGGACCGACTACTCGGCATCTACTGCTTCTTCAGGCCCGTGCTGCTCGTGCGGAGCGTGGAGCTGGCCCAGACGATCCTCCAGCAGTCGAACGGGCACTTCAACGAGCTTAAGTGGGACTATGTTAGGGGGTACCGCAGATTCAACCTGCTGGAGAAGCTAGCCCCGGCGTTTGGAACTAAAAGACTGGCAGATATGTTCGGGCAGGTCCAAAAAGTAGGTGATCACCTGATTAGCCACCTCTTGGACAAAGATCAGGGTCAGGGGGGATTACTCGAAGTGGATATGCAACAGCTTTTGAGAGT TTACTCCATCAACATCATCGGCAACCTCATCTACGGCTTGGATGTGAACAACTTCGAGCAAAAGGATCACATTTTTACAAGCTTCTTGAGTCGGGGACAGTCCACCATACAATCCTT CACTCTAAGCCGTTTGCCCCAGAAATCCTCCTTCACCTACCGACTCAGGGACCTCATTAAACAAAGCGTTGAGTTGCGAGAGGATCACGGTCTCATACGGAAGGACATACTCCAACTTCTAGTGAGATTTAGGAATGGAAACGAAGTCAGTGGCGAAAAGTGGCAGATAGAATCAAATAGTG atcaAGATAAATGTCTGTCCATCAAGCGCCTTGCAAAAGTGGCTGAGGATTTACTGAAAGTCTCCTTGGACTCTGTGTCCTCCACGGTTACCCTCACCCTCTTTGAGATTCTGCAGGAACCCCTGATTGTGGAGAAACTCCTGGCGGAAGTCAGCGATCTAAGTAATGAGAATGGTAAGCTCAAGTTTGAGGAGCTGGAGGGACTCAAATACATGGATATGTGCCTTAAAG AGACTGTCCGGAAATACCCGCCAGTGCCCATTATTGAGAGGATATGCCGAAAGACATATCCCCTGCCCAATTCCAAGCTCACCATAGACGAGGGCAAGACCCTGATGGTGCCTCTTCTGGCCATCCATAGGGACGAGAAATACTTTAGTGAGCCTTTGAAGTACAAGCCCCTCAGATTTCTGGCGGAGAATGGATCAGGTGCCTGCCAAAAGGAGAGCAAAGCCAATGCCTTCATGGGCTTCGGGATTGGCGGGGCTCAGTGCGTGG GCCAAAACTTTGCCAAGCTGGTAATCAAAGTGGCGCTCATCAAAATGCTGCAGAACTTCCGCCTGGAACTGGACCCGAACCTGGCCGAGACCATAGAGGTGGCTCACCAGCCGGCGCCCTTTATTCGGACCCGTGACGGTCTAAAAGTAAAGTTGAGGAGACGCGAAATAAAGCCCACATTTTATCGCTAA
- the LOC108123738 gene encoding uncharacterized protein — MRFILIICVSLMFVGLVKSMIFVKKLHDNKFPGQCYPIHVRVGKKKKYDIFALQPGEEVNDPNTCGTTVCMNAEGLAYVYYCPRTLPSSGCQDDHAMDTLLKFPECCWTCGASRKCTEEESFPSYPYPPNKNADVFRQF, encoded by the exons ATGAGGTTTATACTTATAATTTGTGTTTCCCTAATGTTTGTGGGACTCGTAAAATCTATGATATTTGTCAAAAAACTGCATGATAATA AATTCCCTGGTCAGTGCTATCCGATCCACGTCCGTGTtggcaaaaagaaaaagtacGACATCTTTGCCCTCCAGCCTGGGGAGGAGGTCAACGACCCAAACACTTGCGGCACCACGGTTTGCATGAACGCCGAAGGACTCGCCTATGTATATTA ctgccctAGAACCCTTCCGAGCAGTGGCTGCCAGGACGACCATGCCATGGATACGTTGCTCAAGTTTCCGGAGTGTTGCTGGACCTGTGGGGCCAGCAGGAAGTGCACCGAGGAAGAGTCCTTTCCCTCCTATCCTTACCCACCCAATAAGAACGCGGATGTATTCCGTCAATTTTGA
- the MESR3 gene encoding uncharacterized protein MESR3 isoform X1, producing the protein MMSHQLQQTRRRLGSVSDSAPPSESSDGTGSSSEPREELILHADWSAHSHSSAQRSSAHGTTSLYNASDIDADTISTDTTSNTNLSDYERGQVESFFGGLGTEIFVSGALANLYEGTGNDGDWRLVFTGIPVILHDKGNSRARAMPRVTLVLAERGSCFALWSDRIDNLSNYRIAGPSFHTMCLSSNHQQMIGFSFDSTDAARELWQHVERLVSDPENIALTVSGGGRKPKKQKRAKPAPLPPKSQISHPCQFHHVTSVVKEDSERYYSMQAFGPPNPQQHR; encoded by the exons ATG aTGTCGCACCAACTGCAGCAGACACGTCGCCGGCTGGGATCCGTGAGTGACTCGGCGCCGCCATCAGAGTCCAGCGATGGCACCGGCTCGTCCTCGGAGCCCCGGGAGGAGCTGATCCTACACGCGGACTGGTCCGCCCACTCGCACTCCTCAGCTCAGAGGAGCAGCGCCCATGGCACCACCTCGCTGTACAACGCCTCGGACATCGACGCGGACACCATCAGCACGGACACCACCAGCAACACAAACCTCTCGGACTACGAGCGCGGTCAGGTGGAAAGCTTCTTCGGTGGACTGGGCACAGAGATCTTCGTTAGCGGCGCTCTGGCCAATCTTTATGAGGGCACCGGCAACGATGGCGACTGGCGCCTGGTCTTCACCGGTATCCCGGTGATTCTTCACGACAAGGGCAACTCCCGGGCCCGGGCCATGCCCCGGGTGACCCTGGTGCTGGCCGAGCGGGGCTCGTGCTTCGCCCTCTGGTCGGACAGGATCGATAATCTGTCCAACTACCGGATCGCCGGACCCTCCTTCCACACCATGTGCCTTTCGAGCAACCACCAGCAGATGATCGGCTTCAGCTTCGACTCCACGGATGCGGCCCGCGAGCTGTGGCAGCACGTGGAGCGGCTGGTAAGCGACCCAGAGAACATAGCCCTGACCGTGTCCGGAGGCGGCCGGAAGCCGAAGAAGCAGAAGCGCGCAAAGCCGGCCCCCCTGCCGCCCAAGTCACAGATTTCGCACCCGTGCCAGTTCCATCACGTGACCAGCGTGGTGAAGGAGGACTCCGAGCGGTACTACAGCATGCAGGCCTTCGGGCCGCCAAATCCCCAGCAGCATCGTTGA
- the MESR3 gene encoding uncharacterized protein MESR3 isoform X2, translating into MSHQLQQTRRRLGSVSDSAPPSESSDGTGSSSEPREELILHADWSAHSHSSAQRSSAHGTTSLYNASDIDADTISTDTTSNTNLSDYERGQVESFFGGLGTEIFVSGALANLYEGTGNDGDWRLVFTGIPVILHDKGNSRARAMPRVTLVLAERGSCFALWSDRIDNLSNYRIAGPSFHTMCLSSNHQQMIGFSFDSTDAARELWQHVERLVSDPENIALTVSGGGRKPKKQKRAKPAPLPPKSQISHPCQFHHVTSVVKEDSERYYSMQAFGPPNPQQHR; encoded by the coding sequence aTGTCGCACCAACTGCAGCAGACACGTCGCCGGCTGGGATCCGTGAGTGACTCGGCGCCGCCATCAGAGTCCAGCGATGGCACCGGCTCGTCCTCGGAGCCCCGGGAGGAGCTGATCCTACACGCGGACTGGTCCGCCCACTCGCACTCCTCAGCTCAGAGGAGCAGCGCCCATGGCACCACCTCGCTGTACAACGCCTCGGACATCGACGCGGACACCATCAGCACGGACACCACCAGCAACACAAACCTCTCGGACTACGAGCGCGGTCAGGTGGAAAGCTTCTTCGGTGGACTGGGCACAGAGATCTTCGTTAGCGGCGCTCTGGCCAATCTTTATGAGGGCACCGGCAACGATGGCGACTGGCGCCTGGTCTTCACCGGTATCCCGGTGATTCTTCACGACAAGGGCAACTCCCGGGCCCGGGCCATGCCCCGGGTGACCCTGGTGCTGGCCGAGCGGGGCTCGTGCTTCGCCCTCTGGTCGGACAGGATCGATAATCTGTCCAACTACCGGATCGCCGGACCCTCCTTCCACACCATGTGCCTTTCGAGCAACCACCAGCAGATGATCGGCTTCAGCTTCGACTCCACGGATGCGGCCCGCGAGCTGTGGCAGCACGTGGAGCGGCTGGTAAGCGACCCAGAGAACATAGCCCTGACCGTGTCCGGAGGCGGCCGGAAGCCGAAGAAGCAGAAGCGCGCAAAGCCGGCCCCCCTGCCGCCCAAGTCACAGATTTCGCACCCGTGCCAGTTCCATCACGTGACCAGCGTGGTGAAGGAGGACTCCGAGCGGTACTACAGCATGCAGGCCTTCGGGCCGCCAAATCCCCAGCAGCATCGTTGA
- the LOC108123734 gene encoding coiled-coil domain-containing protein 170 isoform X2: MPSDNHLHHHHLGHSGGLSPHHHHLLDTSCGTAGISVTEHHHGLDITTTLRSELAALSYKKERLTGELAETRTALCSKDADIENLRSQAARQTALIGSLQSRLQNAESREQAVQARCDSTIQTVQREKRSSDERNKELICKIQHLESHVATEESHKEQAQAQLHDLLRRLSISLGLGGDVCEGGPKNVHATPECIVSRAEEVMVELQRAKAKVSSTCDTLSSCENELLNLKSLANIEKQRLTAQLDGAGNHNHELEGRCRQYERDLQIQRDRLTESEINGEKLKEELRGFESRCHRLQNNLDRIQGDRLQFLRGLSNLLNVPEPCETLIKEKLRETLGENQAMQAQMHSLRDQLSSEHEKLKETQQATECRLRSGEAQKCELSERLEKCHAEIHTLRKDHMGLSEFLQRLATAMNWSECSAPPALGADTNLMAESLLERAERLTAHCEHEVAHHHHHHHSPEKGGCCDHAHHGQGKLRRERSCHDIPLKESSSVYNLQRRVRVLREQVQRRDLHLELLRRKLAIIEDGARGKCMLQGERDDAVCRAKKAAKQVDKLSAQLADARSQIAEVKAQLAEAVEYKITSLERARKIDELTTQMCDLEDEKTRLLSQLNAMKERLKSSCESNQNRRCRDEALINSMRDDVNRLSSQLSDANQRLSHLQSFRTSVARTLHLRDLPETDLLHRLQALCSAHQEFTLLSKRYEAASPVGDHPCPRYDDPIPPTAHCRPPRELSPPSFLHKTPTHHPSEHHHGSNSHIHNHSGHGHGHGHRHDSISGSHARRQRSKSRDKRLHDECFDSDVHRLHHGCKEELLATGSEDDFDFKSKYC, translated from the exons GAGAACCTACGTTCACAGGCAGCCAGGCAAACGGCACTCATCGGATCGCTCCAGAGCCGACTCCAAAATGCGGAGAGTCGTGAGCAGGCGGTGCAGGCCAGGTGCGATTCCACCATCCAAACAGTACAGCGGGAGAAGCGCAGCTCCGACGAAAGAAATAAGGAGCTCATCTGCAAGATCCAGCATCTGGAGTCGCATGTGGCCACCGAAGAGTCCCACAAGGAGCAGGCTCAGGCCCAATTACACGACCTTCTGCGGCGCCTGAGCATCAGCCTGGGATTGGGGGGAGATGTGTGCGAGGGCGGCCCAAAGAATGTCCATGCCACGCCAGAGTGCATAGTATCGCGGGCCGAGGAGGTGATGGTGGAGCTGCAGCGGGCCAAGGCCAAGGTAAGCTCCACATGCGACACCCTCAGCTCCTGCGAGAATGAGCTGCTCAACCTCAAGTCCTTGGCCAACATCGAGAAGCAGCGTCTGACAGCCCAGTTAGATGGGGCTGGAAACCATAATCACGAGCTCGAAGGACGATGTCGGCAGTACGAACGGGACCTCCAGATCCAGAGGGATCGTCTCACGGAGTCCGAGATCAACGGGGAGAAGCTCAAGGAGGAGTTACGGGGCTTCGAGTCACGCTGCCATAGACTCCAGAATAACCTGGACAGGATCCAGGGCGATCGGCTGCAGTTCTTGAGGGGACTAAGCAACCTGCTCAACGTTCCCGAGCCCTGTGAGACCCTCATAAAAGAGAAACTTAGGGAAACTCTAGGAGAGAATCAGGCTATGCAAGCG CAAATGCATTCCCTCCGGGATCAGCTGTCTTCGGAGCACGAGAAGCTTAAGGAGACTCAACAGGCGACCGAGTGTCGCCTCCGCTCCGGCGAGGCACAAAAATGTGAGCTCTCGGAGCGACTGGAGAAGTGCCATGCAGAGATTCACACGCTGCGAAAGGATCACATGGGCCTTTCGGAGTTCCTACAACGCCTGGCCACAGCCATGAACTGGAGTGAGTGCTCCGCCCCGCCTGCTTTGGGCGCGGACACCAATCTGATGGCCGAGAGTCTGCTGGAGCGGGCCGAGCGATTGACGGCCCACTGCGAGCACGAGGTGgctcaccaccaccaccatcaccactcACCGGAAAAGGGCGGTTGCTGTGACCACGCACACCATGGACAGGGGAAGTTGCGTCGAGAGAGGTCGTGCCACGACATTCCTCTTAAGGAGAGCAGCAGTGTGTACAATCTTCAGCGCAGGGTGCGGGTTCTCAGGGAGCAGGTACAGCGACGTGACCTCCATCTAGAGCTGCTGCGCCGAAAGTTGGCCATCATCGAGGACGGTGCCCGTGGAAAGTGCATGCTACAGGGCGAGCGGGATGATGCGGTGTGCCGCGCCAAGAAGGCTGCCAAGCAGGTGGACAAGCTAAGCGCCCAACTAGCGGATGCCCGATCCCAAATCGCCGAGGTGAAGGCCCAGCTTGCCGAGGCCGTGGAGTACAAGATCACCTCGCTAGAGAGGGCACGCAAGATCGACGAGCTGACCACCCAAATGTGTGACTTGGAGGACGAGAAGACCCGGCTACTGTCCCAGCTTAATGCAATGAAGGAGCGCTTGAAGTCCTCCTGTGAGTCCAACCAGAACCGCAGGTGCCGCGATGAAGCGTTGATTAAT TCCATGCGCGACGATGTAAACCGCCTGAGCTCGCAGCTCTCGGATGCCAACCAGCGCCTGTCCCACCTGCAGTCCTTCCGCACCTCTGTGGCAAGGACTCTGCACCTGAGAGATCTTCCAGAAACCGATCTGCTACACCGCCTCCAGGCCCTGTGCTCAGCCCATCAGGAGTTCACGCTTTTGTCGAAACGTTATGAGGCCGCCTCGCCCGTCGGGGATCATCCGTGCCCCAGGTACGACGACCCCATACCCCCCACCGCCCACTGCCGACCTCCTAGAGAGCTCAGTCCGCCGTCCTTCCTCCACAAGACCCCCACTCACCATCCGTCAGAGCACCATCATGGATCGAACAGCCACATCCACAATCACAGTGGTCACGGGCATGGTCACGGACATAGACATGACTCCATATCAGGTTCCCATGCCAGACGGCAGCGCAGCAAGAGCAGGGACAAGCGGCTCCACGACGAGTGCTTCGACTCGGATGTGCATCGTCTGCACCACGGCTGCAAAGAGGAGCTACTGGCCACCGGATCAGAGGACGACTTCGACTTCAAGAGCAAGTACTGTTGA